One Thiocapsa sp. genomic window carries:
- a CDS encoding CPBP family intramembrane glutamic endopeptidase, with protein sequence MRITALFFAYLFVCLLLGALLTYPVMATGWLDEDPQRVMGRLAQIFILLGLWPFLKRLQLANRTALGYGIPKPVFRRALALGWVEGVAILAVLAVMLVALEIRLPDADLELWPYLAKKALQALIGGLLIGVLEETFFRGALYTAIRRRDGVAAAVVWTAFLYMLVHFMKPSALPEGVLFDWAGALQMFGAVFIDVFQWKHLSSMAALLMVGVFLALVREHTGHIAWGIGLHAGWVFVIQVTRRMTDGNPEAPAAFLVGSYDGVIGWLAAVWIGLLALLFWGWTRRAQSEGA encoded by the coding sequence ATGCGCATCACCGCACTCTTTTTCGCCTATCTCTTCGTCTGCCTCCTGCTGGGGGCGCTTCTGACCTATCCCGTGATGGCGACCGGCTGGCTCGACGAAGACCCGCAGAGGGTCATGGGCCGCTTGGCGCAGATCTTCATCCTGCTGGGGCTCTGGCCCTTTCTCAAGCGCCTGCAACTCGCGAATCGAACCGCGTTGGGTTACGGCATTCCAAAACCGGTCTTCCGACGCGCGCTCGCGCTCGGCTGGGTCGAAGGGGTGGCGATCCTCGCGGTGCTCGCGGTGATGCTCGTCGCGCTGGAGATTCGCCTGCCCGACGCGGATCTGGAGCTCTGGCCCTATCTGGCGAAGAAGGCGCTTCAAGCCCTGATCGGCGGGCTCTTGATCGGCGTGCTCGAGGAGACCTTCTTCCGCGGTGCGCTCTACACGGCGATCCGTCGGCGCGACGGCGTGGCCGCGGCCGTGGTCTGGACCGCATTTCTCTACATGTTGGTCCACTTCATGAAGCCGAGCGCCTTGCCGGAGGGTGTGCTTTTCGATTGGGCGGGCGCGTTGCAGATGTTCGGCGCGGTCTTCATCGACGTCTTTCAGTGGAAACATCTGAGCTCGATGGCGGCGCTCTTGATGGTCGGTGTCTTTCTGGCCTTGGTGCGCGAGCACACCGGGCACATCGCGTGGGGCATCGGGCTTCACGCCGGTTGGGTCTTCGTGATTCAGGTGACGCGGCGGATGACCGACGGCAACCCCGAGGCACCGGCCGCCTTTCTGGTCGGCAGCTACGACGGTGTCATCGGCTGGCTGGCGGCGGTTTGGATCGGCCTGCTGGCGCTGCTCTTTTGGGGATGGACGCGACGCGCGCAGTCCGAGGGTGCTTGA
- a CDS encoding class I SAM-dependent methyltransferase: MRFFRLIQSRLAGGHRLHLGSTWAFCPVCGGYRILVRLGDDEMLVRCTACRSSAVTMSMAAVLSEVGVSLADAHVFELSCRGAFHRYLEKRAAALTCSEYHPDAEPGELRDGVLCQDVQRLTFPDASFDLCTSTEVFEHVPDDRLGFGQIHRVLRPGGILLFTVPLSGLPQTVERARLEASGEITHLLPAQYHVDPAKQDAAVLAFRDYGDDLLGRLLGAGFASAQFLTPEQAVPWGFTRTLAVARKAGAVTDSPL, from the coding sequence GTGCGGTTTTTTCGGTTGATTCAAAGCCGATTGGCGGGTGGTCACCGCCTGCATCTCGGGTCTACGTGGGCGTTCTGTCCGGTCTGTGGGGGCTATCGGATCCTGGTGCGACTCGGCGACGATGAGATGCTCGTGCGCTGCACCGCCTGCCGTTCCAGCGCAGTCACCATGTCCATGGCTGCTGTACTGTCGGAGGTCGGGGTGTCGCTCGCCGATGCTCATGTCTTCGAGCTCTCGTGCCGCGGTGCCTTCCATCGTTACCTCGAGAAGCGCGCAGCTGCCTTGACCTGCTCGGAATATCACCCGGACGCGGAGCCCGGAGAGTTGCGGGACGGGGTCCTCTGTCAGGACGTGCAGCGTCTCACCTTTCCGGATGCATCCTTTGACCTCTGCACATCCACTGAGGTGTTCGAGCATGTGCCCGATGATCGTCTGGGCTTCGGGCAGATCCATCGTGTGCTGCGCCCCGGCGGCATCTTGCTCTTTACCGTGCCTTTGAGCGGCCTGCCTCAGACCGTGGAACGTGCGCGTTTGGAGGCGTCCGGCGAGATCACGCATCTGCTCCCGGCGCAGTACCATGTGGACCCGGCAAAGCAGGACGCCGCAGTGCTGGCGTTCCGCGATTATGGCGACGACCTCTTGGGACGCCTGCTGGGTGCCGGCTTTGCGTCGGCGCAATTCCTCACCCCCGAGCAAGCCGTCCCTTGGGGCTTCACCCGCACGCTGGCGGTTGCCCGCAAGGCGGGGGCCGTGACTGATTCACCCCTCTGA
- the asnB gene encoding asparagine synthase (glutamine-hydrolyzing), with amino-acid sequence MCGIAGFMLRVGSRPNPDDLGRMAAALAHRGPDDHGIYCNGPVGLAQTRLSIIGLATGHQPMVSADGQLALAANGEVYNYIELNAALRAQGREPRTDSDSETILHAYAVHGLDFPAELRGMFAFALHDAREGRLILGRDRLGIKPLFYVRLPDRIAFASEIKALLPILPGQPRVNPVALRQFLQNQFASGEETIIEGIRRVPPGEILIVDRDLRIEHRRYWSALDIAPRAIRLDDAQAELDGLMHAAMREHMRSDVPFGLFLSGGVDSAVLAALLHTHGAGRIKSFSVGYRGTAMAHELDEAARVAAHFGLDHRPLALELDQVFARIPQTVWAADELMRDYANLPTSILAQTAAADLKVVFSGEGGDEVFAGYGRYRPPPAERWIKGLLSPGSGGFRTRGQWSGHWSRRLLGPALRSVKTPDRAHFLKAWRSTPKAWSDLQRRQYTDLVTALPDNLLVKTDRMLMGFGLEGRVPFLDHRLVEFGLSLPDGLKVKGHQGKWLLKRWAEPMLPPGHLTRPKRGFHVPVGDWLTGDVAARVGERLAQSRGVREWFRVESIPALVAARQAAKGGSRELFGLMQFAIWHRLFIEQPGLTPSPDEDPLDWIASGT; translated from the coding sequence ATGTGCGGGATCGCAGGCTTCATGCTGCGCGTAGGATCGCGCCCGAACCCGGACGATCTAGGCAGGATGGCCGCGGCCCTGGCCCACCGCGGCCCGGACGATCACGGCATCTATTGCAACGGCCCGGTCGGGCTGGCGCAGACACGGCTGTCGATCATCGGGCTCGCCACCGGGCATCAGCCGATGGTCTCGGCCGACGGTCAGCTCGCGCTGGCGGCCAACGGCGAGGTCTACAACTACATCGAGCTGAATGCGGCGCTGCGTGCGCAGGGCCGCGAGCCGCGGACCGACTCGGATTCGGAGACCATCCTGCACGCCTATGCGGTGCACGGCCTGGATTTTCCCGCCGAGCTGCGCGGCATGTTCGCCTTCGCGCTCCACGATGCGCGGGAAGGTCGGCTGATCCTCGGGCGCGATCGGCTCGGGATCAAGCCGCTCTTCTACGTGCGTCTGCCCGACCGCATCGCCTTCGCCTCCGAGATCAAGGCGCTCCTGCCGATCCTGCCGGGGCAGCCCCGCGTGAATCCGGTCGCCTTGCGGCAATTCCTGCAGAATCAGTTCGCGAGCGGCGAGGAGACCATCATCGAGGGTATCCGACGGGTGCCGCCCGGCGAGATCCTGATCGTCGATCGGGATCTGCGCATCGAGCACAGGCGCTACTGGTCGGCGCTCGACATCGCGCCGCGCGCAATCCGCCTCGATGACGCGCAAGCCGAGCTGGACGGGCTCATGCACGCGGCCATGCGCGAGCACATGCGCTCGGACGTACCCTTCGGGCTCTTTCTCTCGGGCGGCGTGGATTCTGCCGTGCTGGCCGCGCTGCTGCACACCCACGGGGCCGGCCGCATCAAGAGCTTCTCGGTCGGCTATCGCGGCACCGCGATGGCGCACGAGCTGGACGAGGCGGCGCGGGTCGCGGCGCATTTCGGGCTGGATCACCGCCCGCTGGCGCTCGAGCTCGATCAGGTCTTCGCGCGCATCCCGCAGACGGTCTGGGCGGCCGACGAGCTGATGCGCGACTATGCCAACCTGCCGACCTCGATCCTGGCCCAAACCGCGGCGGCCGATCTCAAGGTGGTCTTCTCGGGCGAGGGCGGGGACGAGGTCTTCGCCGGCTACGGCCGGTATCGCCCGCCGCCGGCCGAGCGCTGGATCAAGGGCCTGCTGAGCCCCGGCAGCGGCGGTTTCCGCACCCGTGGTCAGTGGTCGGGACACTGGTCGCGACGGCTGCTCGGGCCGGCGCTCCGTTCGGTCAAGACGCCGGATCGCGCGCACTTTCTTAAAGCCTGGCGGTCGACGCCGAAGGCTTGGTCGGACCTGCAACGGCGCCAATACACCGACCTGGTCACGGCCCTCCCGGACAATCTGCTGGTGAAGACCGACCGCATGCTGATGGGCTTCGGGTTGGAGGGGCGTGTGCCCTTCCTCGACCATCGCCTCGTCGAATTCGGCCTGTCGCTGCCCGATGGGCTCAAGGTCAAAGGCCATCAGGGCAAATGGCTGCTCAAGCGCTGGGCCGAGCCCATGCTGCCGCCGGGACATCTGACGCGTCCCAAGCGCGGGTTCCATGTCCCGGTCGGCGACTGGCTGACCGGCGATGTCGCGGCCCGTGTCGGCGAGCGCCTGGCCCAAAGCCGGGGCGTCCGCGAGTGGTTCCGCGTCGAGTCCATCCCGGCCCTGGTCGCCGCCCGTCAGGCCGCCAAGGGCGGCAGTCGCGAGCTGTTCGGTCTGATGCAGTTCGCGATCTGGCATCGGCTCTTCATCGAGCAACCCGGGCTCACACCCTCGCCCGACGAAGACCCCTTGGACTGGATCGCGAGCGGCACCTGA
- a CDS encoding glycosyltransferase, producing MATSAPQIACFFSTSGHSGVDRAAKHLIPALARRGYRVDLLKVRRHGPHLDAIPDGVSVVDLGSRHTYACLPALVRYLRRERPAVMLSDKDRVNRTALLAHWLARVPTRLVFSSGTTISIDLATRGALERWVQRTSMGQLYPFADQVIVTSAGVADDMARYTGLARERIRVVPSPVVPASLFTEVLVRPDHPWLGRSDRPLILGAGELCGRKDFETLLRAFARVRAERPCRLMILGQGRARERLLALAAELGVAEDVALPGFVPEPYAFMAHADLFAFTSRWEGLGFVIIEALAVGTPVVATDCPSGPREILQDGRIGPLVPVGDAAALATAILQTLDAPPPQALLRDAARPYEIEASTDAYLDAMRLPRWAG from the coding sequence ATGGCGACGAGCGCCCCGCAGATTGCCTGCTTCTTCTCGACCTCCGGTCACAGCGGTGTCGACCGCGCGGCCAAGCATCTGATCCCGGCCCTGGCGCGTCGCGGCTATCGGGTCGATCTGCTCAAGGTTCGTCGGCACGGGCCGCATCTGGACGCCATCCCGGACGGGGTCTCGGTGGTCGATCTGGGCTCGCGGCATACCTACGCCTGCCTGCCGGCGCTGGTGCGCTATCTGCGTCGCGAGCGCCCGGCGGTGATGCTCTCGGACAAGGATCGGGTAAATCGCACCGCGCTGCTGGCCCATTGGCTCGCCCGTGTGCCGACGCGCCTGGTCTTCAGCTCGGGAACGACCATCTCGATCGATCTGGCGACCCGCGGGGCGCTGGAGCGCTGGGTCCAGCGCACCTCGATGGGCCAACTCTATCCCTTCGCCGATCAGGTGATCGTGACCAGCGCCGGCGTGGCCGACGACATGGCGCGCTACACCGGCTTGGCGCGCGAGCGCATCCGCGTCGTGCCTTCGCCCGTGGTGCCGGCGTCGCTCTTCACGGAGGTCTTGGTGCGTCCGGATCATCCCTGGCTCGGACGCTCCGACAGGCCCCTGATCTTGGGCGCGGGCGAGCTGTGCGGACGCAAGGACTTCGAGACCTTGCTGCGAGCCTTCGCGCGGGTGCGAGCAGAACGCCCCTGCCGTCTCATGATCCTAGGCCAAGGCCGCGCCCGCGAGCGCCTGCTCGCGCTCGCCGCCGAGCTAGGCGTGGCCGAGGACGTCGCCCTGCCCGGCTTCGTCCCCGAGCCCTATGCCTTCATGGCCCATGCCGATCTCTTCGCCTTCACCTCGCGCTGGGAGGGGCTCGGCTTTGTCATCATCGAGGCACTCGCGGTCGGCACGCCCGTGGTGGCGACCGATTGCCCGAGCGGCCCGCGCGAGATCCTGCAGGACGGACGCATCGGCCCCTTGGTGCCGGTCGGCGACGCTGCCGCCTTGGCTACAGCAATACTGCAGACCCTGGACGCCCCGCCGCCGCAGGCGCTGCTCCGGGACGCCGCCCGTCCCTACGAGATCGAGGCGAGCACCGATGCCTATCTGGATGCCATGCGGCTGCCGCGGTGGGCGGGGTAG
- a CDS encoding DUF29 domain-containing protein, with the protein MSHAYEQDFFSWTREQAAAVREGNLGRMDREHLAGEIEEMGRSEQRALAARMAVIVAHLLKLEVQTERTPTNEKSWRNSVATQRRQIERLLGKNPGLRNPAILAEALESAWDDGRDWAIRGTGLDPEQFPSEPIYDLSGILGESR; encoded by the coding sequence ATGAGTCACGCGTATGAGCAAGATTTCTTCTCTTGGACCCGGGAGCAGGCCGCGGCGGTGCGCGAAGGGAATCTCGGGCGTATGGATCGCGAGCATCTAGCCGGAGAGATCGAAGAGATGGGACGCTCCGAGCAACGCGCGCTGGCTGCACGCATGGCGGTCATCGTCGCGCACCTCCTGAAGTTGGAGGTGCAAACCGAGCGAACGCCGACCAATGAGAAAAGTTGGCGCAACTCCGTTGCAACCCAACGTCGCCAAATCGAGCGTCTCCTCGGAAAGAACCCGGGGCTTCGCAATCCGGCCATCCTGGCCGAGGCGCTGGAATCGGCATGGGACGATGGCCGCGATTGGGCAATTCGCGGAACCGGGTTGGATCCGGAGCAGTTCCCAAGCGAGCCGATCTATGATCTGTCCGGGATTCTCGGCGAGTCTCGCTGA
- a CDS encoding DUF433 domain-containing protein — MTEWKDRIVVDPEILIGKPIIKGTRISVDLIMDRLADGWTLEDITTAYPRVTRDDVLAAIAFVTEVFREEDYIALRKASA, encoded by the coding sequence ATGACCGAGTGGAAAGACCGCATCGTTGTCGACCCCGAGATCCTGATCGGCAAGCCGATCATCAAAGGTACCCGGATCTCCGTCGACCTCATCATGGACCGCCTCGCCGACGGATGGACGCTGGAGGACATCACGACCGCCTATCCCCGCGTCACCCGCGACGACGTCTTGGCAGCCATTGCCTTCGTGACCGAGGTCTTCCGCGAGGAGGATTACATCGCATTGAGGAAGGCATCGGCATGA
- a CDS encoding DUF5615 family PIN-like protein: MKPRWLLNENFPEPSVARLRSRGWDVAAVGEISPAASDPEVMVRACREGRWLATFDRDYGERVFNRQLPAPPVVILLRVPSYRPEEPAD, translated from the coding sequence ATGAAGCCCCGCTGGCTGCTGAACGAGAATTTTCCGGAGCCGTCGGTGGCTCGACTCCGGTCGCGCGGTTGGGACGTCGCCGCCGTTGGCGAAATCAGTCCCGCGGCCTCGGATCCGGAAGTGATGGTCCGAGCTTGCCGCGAGGGGCGCTGGCTCGCCACCTTCGACCGTGACTACGGGGAGCGTGTCTTCAACCGTCAACTTCCCGCGCCTCCGGTCGTCATTCTGCTTCGCGTGCCGTCCTACCGCCCCGAGGAACCTGCCGACTGA
- a CDS encoding YgjP-like metallopeptidase domain-containing protein produces the protein MAHELCDITHRDHDARFFKRLAEVMPDWEQRKQRQEAALL, from the coding sequence GTGGCCCATGAGCTGTGCGACATCACGCACCGCGATCACGATGCACGGTTTTTCAAGCGACTCGCCGAGGTCATGCCCGACTGGGAACAACGCAAGCAGCGGCAGGAAGCGGCGCTGCTGTGA
- a CDS encoding TonB-dependent receptor, translated as MTRAVGSIIGRALRKTGAILGGLAVALAALHCGAAVAQGRQPAESDEATIELAPLVVTATRVGESTFDLPVAIDVLDKAIIQNQKPMVLISENLPRVPGTVVTNRGTYAQEEQIMIRGFGGRSQFGTRGIKLIADGIPASTPDGQGGPGLFDLGSARSIEVMRGGFSALYGNHSGGVVQVFTEDGPPEPTLSVRLMGGSDGTWIAGTKLGGQTGRLNYVVDLSRAQTDGYRDWSRAAKEQANSKLRIALDGGGTISLIANALNLPEARDPLGLTAEEVKRDRRQASPAALTFQTRRTLDNLQGGVVLDQPLSDADDLRVMAYTGTRSNEQYLAIPLANQNAITASGGVSAFDRRFAGGNLLWTHATTLADGPLTLILGGEYDRSSEERKGYLNALGERAALKRDEDNTVDSWGTFVQGTWGFAPRWGLDLGLRYTEVRFDSDDGFICTPDRVTAPGTRPGTCSGSTAPITATNLNPDDSGSRTYGAWTPALGLLYSLTPSINLYANLGKTVETPTFTELAYRPDGGAGLNLDLDPAVSRHYEIGAKFLLGADARLNLALFQIDTDDELTVATNGGGRATYRNAPASRRRGVELLLEAPLGRGFAGYLAATYLDSAFTEGFPACTGIPCRSVAPTLNVTTVEAGNRIPGVPAFTFFGELSYAYEPLGFEAAVSLYGQDKVYVNDRNSETAPGYWLANLRGGFTRDLGRLRLSEFVRIDNLLDESYISAVSVNDANGRFYAPGAGTNYLIGITASYSF; from the coding sequence GTGACGCGTGCAGTCGGTTCGATCATCGGTCGCGCCCTGCGCAAGACCGGGGCGATCCTCGGCGGCCTCGCGGTCGCCCTTGCGGCTCTCCACTGCGGGGCTGCGGTTGCGCAGGGGCGCCAGCCAGCGGAGTCCGACGAGGCGACGATCGAGTTGGCCCCTTTGGTGGTGACGGCCACGCGCGTGGGCGAAAGCACCTTCGACCTGCCGGTCGCCATCGATGTCCTGGACAAGGCGATCATCCAGAACCAAAAGCCGATGGTGCTGATCTCCGAGAACCTGCCGCGTGTCCCCGGAACGGTCGTGACCAACCGCGGGACCTACGCGCAGGAAGAGCAGATCATGATCCGCGGCTTCGGCGGACGCTCCCAGTTCGGGACACGCGGGATCAAGCTGATCGCGGACGGCATCCCGGCGAGCACGCCCGACGGACAAGGCGGACCCGGGCTCTTCGATCTGGGCTCGGCGCGGTCCATCGAGGTGATGCGCGGCGGTTTCTCCGCCCTCTACGGCAACCACTCGGGCGGCGTCGTGCAGGTCTTCACCGAGGACGGCCCGCCCGAGCCGACCCTGTCCGTGCGCCTGATGGGCGGGAGCGACGGCACCTGGATCGCCGGGACCAAGCTCGGTGGCCAGACGGGGCGTCTCAACTATGTCGTCGATCTGTCGCGCGCCCAGACCGACGGCTACCGCGATTGGAGCCGTGCCGCCAAGGAGCAGGCCAACAGCAAGCTCAGGATCGCGCTCGACGGCGGCGGTACCATCAGCCTGATCGCCAACGCCTTGAATCTGCCCGAGGCCCGAGATCCGCTCGGCCTGACCGCGGAGGAGGTCAAGCGCGATCGCCGCCAGGCATCGCCGGCCGCGCTGACCTTTCAAACCCGGCGCACGCTCGACAACCTCCAGGGCGGGGTCGTCCTGGATCAGCCGCTGAGCGATGCGGACGACCTGCGCGTCATGGCCTACACCGGGACACGCAGCAACGAGCAGTATCTCGCCATCCCGCTCGCCAACCAGAACGCCATCACGGCCTCGGGCGGCGTGAGCGCATTCGATCGGCGTTTCGCCGGCGGTAACCTCCTGTGGACCCATGCGACGACACTCGCCGACGGCCCTCTGACCCTGATCCTGGGCGGGGAATACGATCGCTCGTCGGAGGAGCGCAAGGGTTATCTCAACGCCTTGGGCGAGCGTGCCGCGCTCAAGCGCGACGAAGACAATACCGTGGACAGTTGGGGAACCTTCGTTCAGGGCACCTGGGGGTTCGCACCCCGCTGGGGTCTGGACCTGGGGTTGCGCTACACCGAGGTCCGCTTCGACTCCGACGACGGCTTCATCTGCACCCCCGATCGCGTGACGGCACCCGGCACACGGCCGGGCACCTGCAGCGGCTCGACCGCCCCGATCACGGCCACCAACCTCAACCCCGACGACAGCGGTAGCCGGACCTACGGCGCCTGGACGCCCGCGCTCGGCCTCCTCTACAGCCTGACGCCCTCCATCAATCTCTACGCCAACCTGGGCAAGACTGTCGAGACGCCGACTTTCACCGAGCTGGCCTATCGCCCCGACGGCGGCGCGGGCCTGAACCTGGATCTGGATCCCGCCGTGAGCCGGCATTACGAGATCGGCGCCAAGTTTCTGCTCGGCGCGGACGCCCGGCTGAATCTCGCACTCTTCCAGATCGACACCGACGACGAGCTGACCGTGGCGACCAACGGGGGCGGACGGGCAACCTACCGGAATGCGCCCGCGTCCCGTCGCCGAGGTGTGGAGCTGCTGCTGGAGGCACCCCTCGGCCGGGGTTTTGCCGGCTATCTGGCGGCAACCTACCTGGACAGCGCATTCACCGAGGGCTTTCCGGCCTGCACGGGCATCCCCTGCCGCAGCGTCGCGCCGACGCTCAATGTCACGACCGTCGAGGCGGGTAACCGCATCCCGGGCGTCCCCGCGTTCACGTTCTTCGGTGAGCTCTCCTACGCCTACGAGCCCCTGGGGTTCGAGGCGGCGGTGAGCCTCTACGGCCAAGACAAGGTCTACGTGAACGACCGCAACAGCGAGACGGCGCCCGGATACTGGCTTGCCAACCTCCGCGGTGGTTTCACCCGGGACCTGGGCCGACTCCGGCTCTCCGAGTTCGTGCGCATCGACAATCTGCTGGACGAGTCCTACATCTCCGCCGTGAGCGTCAACGACGCGAACGGCCGGTTTTACGCGCCCGGCGCCGGCACCAATTACCTGATCGGCATCACCGCGAGCTACAGCTTCTGA
- a CDS encoding TIGR00730 family Rossman fold protein, with protein MPKPIDRDHATLPTAREDAERAAEISSTPQTRSAAYRLAYTDVDFLMRDEARPLRLQLELLKPELELQDQRVESTIVVFGSARIPDPETAAQNLVNAEHARAAAPADAQAQAAVERCRRALGRSHYYAEARRFARIVSEQEQNAESRCFVIVTGGGPGIMEAANRGAADVEAVSIGLSITLPHEHAPNAYITPELSFQFHYFALRKMHFLMRAKALVVFPGGFGTFDELFETLCLIQTKKIRPMPVMLFGRQFWERVIDFEALVDEGVVSRDDLALFSFVETAEDAWSRICAHYDELGCES; from the coding sequence ATGCCCAAACCGATCGACCGCGATCACGCCACCTTACCGACCGCCCGCGAGGATGCCGAGCGGGCGGCCGAGATCAGCTCGACGCCGCAGACACGCTCCGCGGCCTACCGTCTCGCCTACACGGATGTCGACTTTCTGATGCGCGACGAGGCGCGGCCGCTTCGGTTGCAGCTCGAGCTGCTGAAGCCCGAGCTGGAGCTGCAGGATCAGCGGGTCGAGTCGACCATCGTGGTCTTCGGCAGCGCCCGGATTCCGGACCCGGAGACGGCCGCGCAGAACCTGGTCAACGCCGAGCATGCGCGGGCTGCCGCGCCCGCCGATGCGCAGGCGCAAGCCGCGGTCGAGCGCTGTCGGCGGGCGCTCGGCCGCTCGCATTACTATGCGGAGGCGAGGCGTTTCGCGCGGATCGTCTCCGAGCAGGAGCAGAACGCGGAATCACGCTGTTTCGTGATCGTCACGGGTGGCGGGCCCGGCATCATGGAGGCGGCCAATCGCGGCGCCGCCGACGTCGAAGCCGTCTCGATCGGTCTCAGCATCACGCTCCCGCACGAGCATGCCCCGAACGCCTACATCACCCCGGAGCTGTCGTTCCAGTTTCACTACTTCGCCCTGCGCAAGATGCATTTCCTGATGCGTGCGAAGGCATTGGTGGTCTTTCCCGGCGGCTTCGGCACCTTCGACGAGCTCTTCGAGACGCTCTGCTTGATTCAGACGAAAAAGATTCGACCCATGCCGGTCATGCTCTTCGGGCGGCAGTTCTGGGAGCGTGTCATCGACTTCGAGGCGCTGGTCGACGAAGGGGTTGTCAGTCGCGACGACCTCGCCCTCTTCAGCTTCGTCGAGACCGCGGAGGACGCCTGGTCGCGGATCTGCGCGCATTACGACGAGTTGGGCTGCGAATCCTGA
- a CDS encoding PilT/PilU family type 4a pilus ATPase, translating into MDLNRAIEQLLSMVVERKASDLFITAGWPPSVKIDGAIYPATKHPLSAEQAHDMVLGLMNDRQREEFQATKECQFAIDRPHLGRFRVSAFVQREATGMVLRRIETDIPTIEALKLPAILRELAMTKRGMMIFVGGTGTGKSTSLAALVGYRNRHSSGHIITVEDPIEFVHEHHGCIITQREVGVDTESYEVALKNTLRQAPDVILIGEIRTRATMEYAIAFAETGHLVLATLHANNANQALDRIISFFPDDSRNQLLLDLSLNLKAVVAQQLAPRKSAQGRRAVVEILLNTPLASDLIRKGEVHKLKELMKKSNEQGMNTFDQALFNLYQEGEISYEDALRYADSANEVRLVIKLQGGATQREATDRMIDGVSLVHDNEYSGRRP; encoded by the coding sequence ATGGACCTGAATCGTGCAATCGAGCAACTGCTGAGCATGGTGGTCGAGCGCAAGGCGTCCGATCTCTTCATCACTGCAGGCTGGCCGCCCAGCGTCAAGATCGACGGGGCGATCTATCCCGCGACGAAGCATCCCTTGTCGGCCGAGCAGGCGCACGACATGGTGCTCGGTCTCATGAACGATCGCCAGCGCGAGGAGTTCCAGGCAACCAAGGAGTGTCAGTTCGCGATCGATCGCCCGCATCTGGGGCGGTTCCGCGTCAGCGCATTCGTTCAGCGCGAGGCGACCGGGATGGTCCTGCGTCGGATCGAGACCGACATTCCGACCATCGAGGCACTGAAGCTTCCCGCGATCCTGCGCGAGCTGGCGATGACCAAGCGCGGCATGATGATCTTCGTCGGCGGCACCGGGACGGGGAAATCGACCTCGCTCGCCGCGCTGGTGGGGTATCGCAACCGACACAGCTCGGGCCACATCATCACGGTCGAGGACCCGATCGAGTTCGTTCACGAGCATCACGGCTGCATCATCACCCAGCGCGAGGTGGGTGTGGATACCGAGTCCTACGAGGTGGCGCTCAAGAACACCCTGCGCCAAGCCCCGGACGTTATCCTGATCGGCGAGATCCGCACGCGCGCGACCATGGAATACGCCATCGCCTTCGCCGAGACCGGCCATCTCGTTTTGGCGACGCTGCACGCCAACAACGCCAACCAGGCGCTGGACCGCATCATCAGCTTCTTTCCGGACGACTCGCGCAACCAGCTCCTGCTCGATCTCTCGCTGAATCTCAAGGCCGTCGTGGCACAACAGCTTGCCCCGCGCAAGAGCGCTCAGGGGCGTCGAGCCGTCGTCGAGATCCTGTTGAACACGCCCTTGGCCTCCGATCTCATCCGCAAGGGCGAGGTGCACAAGCTCAAAGAGCTGATGAAGAAGTCCAACGAGCAGGGTATGAACACCTTCGATCAGGCCCTCTTCAATCTCTATCAAGAGGGCGAGATCAGCTACGAGGATGCGCTGCGCTATGCCGACTCGGCCAACGAGGTGCGGCTCGTCATCAAGCTGCAGGGCGGCGCCACGCAGCGCGAGGCGACCGATCGCATGATCGACGGGGTTTCCCTCGTGCACGACAACGAGTACAGCGGCCGCCGACCTTGA